The proteins below come from a single Microtus ochrogaster isolate Prairie Vole_2 chromosome 8, MicOch1.0, whole genome shotgun sequence genomic window:
- the LOC106143717 gene encoding olfactory receptor 5B3-like produces the protein MIMMKNVTEETQFFLTGLTDAQGLQLPLFVTFLIIYTFTLVGNLGMFLLILLDSRLHTPMYFFLGNLSLVDLGYSSAITPKVMAGLLVGDKIMSYNNCAAQMFSFAAFATVENYLLASMAYDRYAAVCKPLHYASNMTTGFCIRLIAGCYACGFLSACIYTGNTLSLSFCGSRLVHHFFCDMPAVMALSCSDRHVNELVLICLASFTIFFALIIILVSYTIIIITILKMHSGAGYQKALSTCASHFTAVSIFYGTIIFMYLQPSSKHAMDTDKIVSVFYTMIIPMLNPLVYSLRNKEVKSAFIKMFLKEK, from the coding sequence ATGATAATGATGAAGAACGTGACAGAAGAAACACAGTTCTTCCTCACAGGACTCACCGATGCCCAAGGCCTTCAGCTTCCCCTCTTTGTCACCTTCCTCATCATCTACACGTTCACCTTGGTGGGAAACTTGGGAATGTTCCTGTTGATTCTCTTGGACTCTCGGCTTCACACTCCCATGTATTTTTTCCTGGGTAATCTTTCTCTTGTTGATCTTGGTTACTCTTCAGCTATCACTCCCAAAGTCATGGCTGGTCTCCTAGTAGGAGACAAGATTATGTCTTACAACAACTGTGCTGCtcagatgttttcttttgcagctttTGCTACTGTGGAAAATTATCTGTTGGCCtcaatggcctatgatcgctatgCAGCAGTGTGCAAGCCCCTACACTATGCCAGTAACATGACTACAGGTTTTTGTATAAGGCTGATTGCAGGGTGCTATGCCTGCGGCTTTTTGAGTGCCTGTATCTATACTGGAAACACACTCAGTCTCTCCTTCTGTGGATCCCGGTTGGTTCATCATTTTTTCTGCGATATGCCTGCAGTCATGGCTCTCTCTTGCTCTGATAGACATGTTAATGAGTTGGTTCTTATTTGTCTAGCCAGCTTCACTATCTTTTTTGCTCTCATAATAATATTAGTATCCTACACTATAATTATTATAACGATATTAAAGATGCATTCAGGAGCAGGGTATCAGAAGGCTCTTTCCACCTGTGCCTCCCACTTCACTGCAGTTTCTATTTTCTATGGAACTATCATCTTCATGTATTTGCAGCCCAGCTCTAAGCATGCAATGGACACTGACAAAATTGTATCTGTGTTCTACACCATGATCATCCCTATGCTGAATCCTCTAGTTTACAGCCTGagaaacaaagaggtcaagagtgcattcataaaaatgtttctaaaggaaaaataa
- the LOC101987682 gene encoding olfactory receptor 5B3-like, producing MENRTEVIRFILLGLTDNPHLQLPLFITFLLLYTITLVGNLGMFLLILLDSRLHTPMYIFLSNLSLVDFCYSSTITPKVIAGFLTRDKIMSYNACASQMFFFSTFANVENYLLVSMAYDRYVAVCKPLHYATNMTTSMCMCLIIGCYICGLLNASICTVDALSLSFCESNVVHHFFCDVLAVMIVSCSERRVNELVLIYAAILNIFCALIFILISYMFIFTNILKMHSASGYCKALSTCASHFTAVSIFYGTVTFMYVQPSSSHSMDIDKISSVFYTMVIPMLNPLVYSLRNKEVKSAFTKIVLKSK from the coding sequence ATGGAGAACAGAACAGAAGTGATACGGTTCATCTTGCTGGGACTCACCGATAACCCACATCTGCAGCTTCCCCTCTTCAtcaccttccttcttctctaCACCATCACTCTGGTTGGGAACCTGGGGATGTTTCTGTTGATTCTTCTGGACTCTCGGCTTCATACTCCCATGTACATTTTTCTCAGTAATTTGTCCTTAGTGGACTTTTGTTACTCTTCAACAATTACTCCAAAGGTCATAGCTGGATTCCTTACAAGAGACAAGATCATGTCCTACAATGCCTGTGCATCTCAGATGTTCTTTTTTTCAACATTTGCCAATGTGGAGAACTACCTTTTGGTCtcaatggcctatgaccgctatgtagcAGTGTGTAAGCCTCTGCACTATGCCACCAACATGACAactagtatgtgtatgtgtctcatCATTGGGTGTTATATCTGTGGTCTCCTGAATGCATCCATCTGCACTGTGGATGCATTAAGTCTCTCTTTCTGTGAGTCCAATGTGGTCCACcattttttctgtgatgttctagCAGTTATGATTGTATCTTGTTCTGAAAGACGTGTCAATGAGCTAGTTCTTATTTATGCAGCCATCCTCAATATCTTTTGTGCTCTTATATTCATCTTAATATCCTACATGTTCATTTTCACCAATATACTAAAGATGCACTCTGCTTCAGGATATTGCAAAGCTCTCTCTACTTGTGCATCCCATTTCACAGCTGTCTCCATTTTCTACGGGACAGTCACATTCATGTATGTGCAGCCCAGCTCTAGTCACTCCATGGACATAGACAAAATTTCATCTGTGTTTTACACGATGGTCATTCCAATGCTGAACCCTCTTGTCTACAGCTTAAGGAATAAGGAGGTGAAAAGTGCATTCACAAAGATTGTATTAAAGTCAAAATAA